Proteins from one Osmerus mordax isolate fOsmMor3 chromosome 21, fOsmMor3.pri, whole genome shotgun sequence genomic window:
- the LOC136964997 gene encoding ubinuclein-1-like codes for MAEPRRIQLTTLPGNVPLPSPASKPTLTKPVALTAAAAACCEVSATDSQLPKPTVRYVLALFESDERRCPEFWYSELSNQQVGLKITSFKFQRDDNREKQELEDIARRFEEKYGGGEQRKDRIQDLVDIGYGYDDDDSFIDNSEAYDEFVPCSLTTKLGGFYVNSGTLQFRQASDTETQARGQRSGTTSPKKRKLQQREGKPQKKKKKKRREENSEMIPPAEDNTGVPPVGEEEKGKRRRKPTGPLCVTDMLRKFQRERLKREEEERKERSGSSLGEGSSVGHLPTMHLGRADAAGGGGLGLADPLLNLIGSTNDSTLMQAANTVDFLVDLDSLLDATAENTPEQEVSPELCVDLTWGVQNHNQVVSALNHTPAQTQTLPQTLPQTLPQTLPQTLPQTLPLVYDLTVFDPEFDSSPPHAAAFKTTPNQNQPLAHAPNRPLPHPQPHSHPLPPHSHPQPHPQPQALPPLPEGLPPALERRITDLTLVARVSAGESKLKFFTPEVNALLLDVELQVRELGVQVRSRVYTHLASLLPCSRDTLLKRANKLLKAQVEPIQRLSEAIGRAMPEQISRYHDDCLAQAHARVLKVVEGEVGGSGEGEGEGEEERNSKRVAGPRKTFMWNEEIRECMCSVVRARMDRYERERGSDQEDQEDQEDHLRTFLQEKVKPLWPRGWMQPRVLMKESRRVLRERTSTMKRKMKTEKRQSSILGPQSPGSLPTNGAPPLGTASTPDPLTPHHPQSFRPCQPSPGGAVVRGDEKGGGGGGLGGQQGPSPLRLGGQQALARDRIFNDCVSQALLAACAAADLSPQQWGCGLLSPPPPPPPPHSSPALPFFLHSLTHNSGQLMGEGVDSQRKLH; via the exons ATGGCCGAACCACGTAGAATCCAGTTAACTACCTTACCGGGCAatgtccctctcccttcccctgcctCGAAACCGACTTTGACCAAACCGGTGGCATTAACCGCTGCGGCAGCCGCATGCTGTGAGGTTAGCGCTACCGACAGTCAGCTACCCAAACCGACCGTCCGCTACGTCCTCGCGCTGTTTGAATCAGACGAACGGAGGTGCCCCGAGTTCTGGTATTCTGAACTCTCCAATCAACAGGTCGGATTGAAAATAACTTCATTTAAGTTTCAGAGA GACGACAACCGGGAAAAACAGGAACTGGAAGACATCGCGAGGAGGTTTGAGGAGAAATAC ggaggaggagaacagaggaaagaCAGGATTCAGGATCTGGTTGATATCGGTTATGGCTACGACGACGACGACTCTTTCATAGACAACTCTGAGGCG TATGATGAGTTTGTGCCCTGCTCTCTCACCACCAAGCTGGGAGGGTTCTACGTCAACTCTGGAACGCTGCAGTTCCGCCAGGCGtccgacacagagacacaagccaGAGGCCAGAGGAGCGGCACCACATCCCCCAAG AAGAGGAAgctgcagcagagagaggggaaaccacagaagaagaagaagaagaagaggagggaggagaactcTGAGATGATCCCTCCAGCAGAGGACAACActgg tGTTCCTcctgtgggagaggaggagaaagggaagaggaggaggaagccgaCCGGCCCACTGTGCGTCACCGACATGCTCCGAAAGTTCCAGAGGGAGaggctgaagagagaggaggaggagaggaaggagagatcagGGTCATCCCTGGGGGAGGGGTCATCTGTTGGAcacctacccacaatgcacctgggCCGTGCAGACGCTGCCGGTGGCGGAGGCCTTGGATTGGCTGATCCTCTACTCAACCTGATTGGCTCAACCAATGACAGCACTCTGATGCAGGCAGCCAATACAGTGGACTTCCTGGTGGATCTGGACAGCTTATTGGATGCCACGGCAGAGAACAcaccagaacaggaagtgagccCTGAGCTCTGTGTGGATCTGACCTGGGGCGTCCAGAACCACAACCAGGTTGTGTCTGCTCTGAACCACACAccagcccagacccagaccctgcCCCAGACCCTGCCCCAGACCCTGCCCCAGACCCTGCCCCAGACCCTGCCCCAGACCCTGCCCCTAGTCTATGATCTCACTGTCTTTGATCCAGAGTTTgattcttctcctcctcatgctgCTGCTTTTAAAACGACCCCAAACCAGAACCAACCTCTAGCCCATGCCCCAAACCGGCCCCtgcctcatccccagcctcactcccaccccctgcct cctcactcccacccccagcctcatccccagccaCAGGCCCTGCCCCCCCTACCCGAgggcctccctccagctctggaGAGAAGAATTACTGACCTCACCCTG GTAGCCAGGGTGTCAGCAGGAGAGTCCAAACTGAAGTTTTTCACTCCGGAAGTCAACGCCCTCCTCCTGGA cgtGGAGCTGCAGGTGAGGGAGCTGGGTGTGCAGGTGCGCTCCAGGGtgtacacacacctggcctcACTCCTGCCATGCAGCAGAGACACTCTGCTCAAACGAGCCAACAAGCTGCTCAAGGCTCAG gtggAACCCATCCAACGTCTGAGCGAAGCCATTGGAAGAGCCATGCCAGAACAGATCTCTCGTTACCACGACGACTGCCTGGCCCAGGCCCACGCCAGGGTCCTCAA ggtggtagagggggaggtaggaggatctggggagggagaaggagagggggaggaggagaggaacagtaaACGAGTGGCAGGTCCTCGGAAGACTTTCATGTGGAATGAAGAgatcag ggagtgtATGTGCAGCGTGGTGAGGGCGAGGATGGACAggtatgagagggagagagggagcgaccaggaggaccaggaggaccaggaggaccACCTGAGGACCTTCCTGCAGGAGAAGGTCAAACCTCTCTGGCCCCGAGGCTGGATGCAGCCCAG AGTTCTGatgaaggagagcaggagagtccTCCGTGAGAGAACCTCAAC TAtgaagaggaagatgaagacTGAGAAAAGACAGTCATCCATCCTGGGACCCCAATCTCCTGGATCCCTCCCCACAAACGGAGCACCTCCCCTGGGCACGGCCTCCACCCCggaccccctgaccccccaccacccccaaagCTTCCGCCCCTGCCAGCCCTCTCCGGGCGGGGCTGTGGTCAGGGGGGATgagaaggggggaggcgggggagg gctgggggggcagcagggcccctcccccctcaggctgggggggcagcaggCCCTGGCCAGGGACAGGATCTTCAACGACTGTGTTTCCCAGGCGCTACTAGCTGCCTGCGCGGCCGCTGACCTCTCACCGCAGCAGTGGGGGTGTGGCCTGCTGagcccaccacctccccccccaccaccgcaTTCCAGCCCCgccctccccttcttcctccacagcctcacacaca ATTCAGGGCAGCTGATGGGGGAAGGTGTTGACTCCCAGAGGAAGCTCCACTGA